A part of Armatimonadota bacterium genomic DNA contains:
- a CDS encoding aminotransferase class I/II-fold pyridoxal phosphate-dependent enzyme, producing the protein MPLEPFAMERWQSTYETEVAYNLSESGVMPVTLASLVDHSWVREVLARQPLGYGHTRGSPELRQAIAALYPGATAEHVLVTSGTAEANFLATWWLVQPGDEVVLLLPNYMQIPGLVRGFGGQVQACWLQANRGWRPDLSALEAAVGPRTKAIVVCNPNNPSGAVLTVGEMDAVVGAAARVGAWIVADEVYRGAEVVGPLTPTFWGRYERVLVTCGLSKAYGLPGLRIGWITGPREVIADLWARHDYTTIGPAYLSDMLARVALSPRVHSRLAQRTRLTLQSNLGLLSAWVAEQEGRVGWTPPEAGAIAMLRYRAPVNSTALAERLRTEQDVLVVPGDHFGLDGFIRVGYGMDAHVLTEGLRRIGALLAAY; encoded by the coding sequence ATGCCCCTTGAACCCTTCGCCATGGAGCGCTGGCAGTCCACCTATGAGACGGAGGTGGCCTACAACCTCAGCGAGAGCGGGGTCATGCCGGTCACCCTGGCCTCGCTGGTGGACCACTCCTGGGTGCGGGAAGTGCTGGCCCGGCAGCCTCTGGGCTACGGGCACACGCGGGGCAGCCCGGAACTGCGCCAGGCCATCGCTGCCCTCTACCCCGGCGCCACCGCCGAGCACGTCCTGGTGACCAGCGGGACGGCCGAGGCCAACTTCCTGGCGACCTGGTGGCTGGTCCAGCCGGGAGACGAGGTCGTCCTGCTGTTGCCCAACTACATGCAGATCCCCGGGTTGGTGCGCGGTTTCGGCGGGCAGGTGCAGGCTTGCTGGCTGCAGGCGAACCGGGGGTGGCGGCCTGACCTTTCCGCGCTGGAGGCGGCGGTCGGCCCCCGGACCAAGGCGATCGTGGTGTGCAACCCCAACAACCCCAGCGGCGCCGTCCTCACCGTCGGGGAGATGGACGCAGTGGTGGGGGCCGCCGCCCGGGTGGGGGCCTGGATCGTCGCCGACGAGGTCTACCGCGGAGCCGAGGTGGTCGGCCCCCTCACCCCCACCTTCTGGGGGCGGTATGAGAGGGTGCTGGTGACCTGCGGCCTCTCCAAGGCCTACGGCCTCCCCGGCCTGCGCATCGGCTGGATCACCGGACCGCGGGAGGTCATCGCCGACCTTTGGGCGCGACACGACTACACCACCATCGGCCCGGCCTACCTAAGCGACATGCTGGCCCGCGTGGCCCTCTCCCCGCGCGTCCATTCCCGGCTGGCTCAACGGACCCGGCTGACGCTTCAGTCCAACCTGGGGCTGCTCTCAGCCTGGGTGGCCGAGCAGGAGGGACGCGTGGGATGGACGCCCCCGGAGGCCGGCGCCATCGCCATGCTCCGCTACCGCGCGCCGGTCAACTCCACCGCGCTGGCCGAGCGCCTGCGCACCGAGCAGGACGTTCTGGTGGTGCCGGGGGACCACTTCGGCCTGGACGGGTTTATCCGCGTCGGCTACGGGATGGACGCCCACGTACTCACCGAGGGCCTGCGCCGTATCGGCGCGCTGCTGGCCGCATACTGA
- the uvrA gene encoding excinuclease ABC subunit UvrA codes for MPLDRIIVRGAREHNLKNITVEIPRDKFVVLTGISGSGKSSLAFDTIYAEGQRKYVESLSAYARQFLGLMEKPEVDYIEGLSPAVSIDQKGAPRNPRSTVGTVTEIYDYLRLLYARIGQPHCPKCDRPIARQTREQIVDRVLGLPERTRIQVLGPIVRGRKGEYRQLFEDLRRQGFVRVRVDGSVYDLSEEIPLDKNRKHSIEVVVDRIVIHPEVKTRLADSVETALKLGQGIVYVHVLPDGGGTGAGPTASHEVPEAGGPPSAPSRDGDELLVFSQQFACTEHGTVLPEIEPRIFSFNSPYGACPTCSGLGFRQEIDPDLVLDRDRSLLDGAVVPWAESSSDYYTELLQSLAAHYRVDMKTPLRRLPKAFIEVLLRGSEEPIRVRYHNKWGALRVYDTYFEGVINQLERRYKETDSEYVREEIERFMTTQPCPTCRGTRLKAESLAVRVGGLNIAQLTALTIRQAQQFFAGLTLSEREQLIAHQILKEIRARLGFMVNVGLDYLTLDRTANTLSGGEAQRIRLATQIGSGLMGVLYVLDEPSVGLHQRDNKRLIATLKALRDLGNTILVVEHDEETIRSADWVVDIGPGAGAEGGAVVVSGTPEDVARHPHSITGLYLSGRRKIPVPARRRPGSGGALIVRGAREHNLKNIDVRIPLGLFVCITGVSGSGKSTLVDDILYRAAAHALHGTRLRAGAHERIDGLHLIDKVINIDQSPIGRTPRSNPATYTKTFDLIRDLFAQTPDARMRGYRPGRFSFNLRGGRCEACEGDGIVRIEMHFLPDVYVPCEVCHGRRYNRETLEVLYRGRSIADVLDMSVDEALAFFEHVPRIRRKLQTLHDVGLGYIKLGQPATTLSGGEAQRVKLAAELSRRDTGKTLYILDEPTVGLHFADVERLLQVLHRLVDAGNTVVVIEHNLDVIKTADWIVDLGPEGGELGGEVIAEGTPEEVATVPHSYTGQFLQRVLGVGTPASRQQSTDGARVRSSAAARGRSR; via the coding sequence ATGCCGCTGGACCGCATCATCGTGCGCGGAGCGCGCGAGCACAACCTGAAGAACATCACCGTGGAGATCCCGCGGGACAAGTTTGTCGTCCTCACCGGGATTTCCGGATCGGGCAAGTCCTCCCTCGCCTTCGACACCATCTACGCTGAAGGGCAGCGCAAGTACGTGGAATCGCTCTCCGCCTACGCCCGGCAGTTCCTGGGGCTGATGGAGAAGCCGGAGGTGGACTACATCGAAGGCCTCTCCCCGGCGGTCTCCATCGACCAGAAGGGCGCCCCCCGCAACCCCCGGTCCACCGTGGGGACCGTGACCGAGATCTACGACTACCTGCGGCTCCTCTACGCGCGGATTGGCCAGCCCCACTGTCCCAAGTGCGACCGGCCCATCGCCCGGCAGACCCGGGAGCAGATCGTGGACCGGGTGCTGGGGCTGCCGGAGAGGACGCGGATCCAGGTCCTCGGCCCTATCGTCCGCGGCCGCAAGGGCGAGTACCGGCAGCTCTTCGAGGACCTGCGCCGCCAGGGGTTCGTCCGGGTCCGCGTGGACGGCAGCGTCTACGACCTGAGCGAGGAGATTCCCCTGGACAAGAACCGCAAGCACAGCATCGAGGTCGTGGTCGACCGCATCGTCATCCACCCGGAGGTGAAGACCCGACTTGCCGATTCGGTCGAGACCGCTCTGAAGCTGGGGCAGGGGATTGTCTACGTCCACGTCCTTCCTGACGGCGGGGGAACAGGAGCGGGCCCGACGGCGAGTCACGAGGTCCCGGAAGCCGGAGGACCCCCCTCCGCGCCCTCCCGAGACGGCGACGAGCTGCTGGTCTTCAGCCAGCAGTTCGCCTGCACCGAGCACGGCACGGTGCTGCCGGAGATCGAGCCGCGGATCTTCTCCTTCAACAGCCCCTACGGAGCGTGTCCCACCTGCTCGGGGCTGGGCTTCAGGCAGGAGATCGACCCCGACCTGGTGCTGGATCGCGACCGCTCCCTGCTGGATGGGGCGGTGGTCCCCTGGGCCGAAAGTAGCAGCGACTACTACACCGAACTGCTGCAGTCCCTGGCCGCGCACTACCGGGTAGACATGAAGACGCCGCTGCGCCGCCTGCCCAAAGCCTTCATCGAGGTCCTGCTGCGAGGGTCAGAGGAGCCCATCCGCGTGCGCTACCACAACAAATGGGGAGCCCTGCGCGTCTACGACACCTACTTCGAAGGTGTGATCAACCAGCTGGAGCGGCGGTACAAGGAGACTGACTCCGAGTACGTCCGCGAGGAGATCGAGCGGTTCATGACCACGCAGCCCTGCCCCACCTGCCGCGGCACCCGGCTGAAGGCCGAGTCGCTGGCGGTACGCGTGGGAGGGCTGAACATCGCCCAGCTCACGGCGTTGACCATCCGCCAGGCGCAGCAGTTCTTTGCCGGGCTGACGCTGAGCGAGCGGGAGCAGCTCATCGCTCACCAGATCCTCAAGGAGATCCGCGCTCGCCTGGGCTTCATGGTGAACGTGGGGCTGGACTACCTGACGCTGGACCGCACCGCCAACACCCTATCCGGTGGGGAGGCGCAGCGCATCCGCCTGGCCACCCAGATCGGCTCGGGGCTGATGGGGGTCCTGTATGTGCTGGACGAGCCCAGCGTGGGCCTGCACCAGCGGGACAACAAGCGGCTGATCGCCACGCTGAAGGCCCTGCGCGACCTGGGCAACACCATCCTGGTGGTGGAACACGACGAGGAGACCATCCGCTCCGCGGACTGGGTGGTGGACATCGGACCGGGCGCGGGGGCGGAGGGGGGCGCTGTGGTCGTCAGCGGCACGCCTGAGGATGTGGCCCGCCACCCGCACTCCATCACCGGCCTCTACCTCTCGGGGCGGCGGAAGATTCCGGTGCCGGCGCGTCGCCGCCCGGGCAGCGGCGGCGCGCTCATCGTGCGGGGGGCGAGGGAGCACAACCTGAAGAACATCGACGTGCGCATCCCCCTCGGTCTCTTCGTCTGCATCACCGGCGTCTCCGGGTCGGGCAAGTCCACCCTGGTGGACGACATCCTCTACCGGGCGGCGGCTCATGCCCTGCACGGGACGCGCCTGCGCGCCGGGGCTCACGAGCGTATCGACGGCCTGCACCTGATCGACAAGGTGATCAACATCGACCAGTCCCCCATCGGCCGCACGCCGCGCAGCAACCCGGCTACGTATACCAAGACCTTCGACCTGATCCGGGATCTGTTCGCTCAGACGCCAGATGCGCGCATGCGCGGCTACAGGCCGGGCCGCTTCTCCTTTAACTTGCGCGGAGGCCGCTGCGAGGCCTGCGAGGGTGACGGGATCGTGCGCATTGAGATGCACTTCCTCCCCGACGTGTACGTTCCCTGCGAGGTCTGTCACGGCAGGCGCTACAACCGGGAGACGCTGGAGGTGCTCTACCGCGGCCGCAGCATCGCCGATGTCCTGGACATGTCCGTAGACGAGGCCCTGGCCTTCTTCGAGCACGTGCCGCGGATCCGACGGAAGCTGCAGACCCTGCACGACGTGGGCCTGGGCTACATCAAGCTGGGCCAGCCGGCGACCACGCTCTCTGGCGGAGAGGCGCAGCGGGTGAAGCTGGCGGCGGAGCTTTCCCGCCGGGACACGGGAAAGACCCTGTACATCCTCGACGAGCCCACGGTGGGGCTACACTTCGCCGATGTGGAGCGGCTCCTCCAGGTGCTGCACCGGCTGGTGGACGCGGGCAACACCGTGGTGGTCATCGAGCACAACCTGGATGTGATCAAGACGGCGGACTGGATCGTGGACCTGGGACCGGAGGGAGGGGAGCTGGGCGGTGAGGTCATCGCCGAAGGGACCCCGGAGGAGGTGGCCACGGTCCCCCACTCCTACACCGGACAGTTCCTGCAGCGCGTGCTGGGCGTGGGAACACCCGCGTCCCGCCAGCAGTCGACAGACGGGGCGCGGGTGCGCTCTTCCGCGGCGGCCCGCGGCCGGTCCCGCTAG